GACTCTGAAAACACTGCTCCGGCCACCTCCTTGACCTGGAGCCAAAGGCCTGCCTGCCCCCTTTCCCCAAGCCCCCAGGTTGGATGGGGGGGGGTTGTTCTGGAGTGGGAAAAACACCAAGGCTTAGTGCTGAGGCTGAGAGCCATGGGGTTGGCTAGTGCTGAAGCGCTGGGTGCAGCACCTGCTGAAAAGAGTGGGCGGGTGGCATGGTCAGAGGCTGTGTGCCTATGACACAGAGCAGGGCCTGCAGTAGACAGGCAACAAGCAAGGCTCCTGTCTTTTTAAAAcgagcaggagacagaggcaaggagcCCATCCATTAGGCAATTCTCCAACCTGGAGCTAAAAGACAGAACCTAGACAGATCATCCTAACCAAACAGGCAACCACTGAGCCTGCAAGgtcaggctgccctggaattcacaatAGAAGGGAAAATGTGGAGGTCCTTCTGTGGGAGGGGAGGTGGCTTTAAAGCCAGAGGATACCCATAAAGGTGCTGGGGAAGATACAGCTACTGAACTGGTGTCGGGAGTAGGGTTCTACTCGTCCAGAATGAGGCACATTTGACAAGCCCTGGGGCTTGCGTTTGAAGCAGTCTGCAGGGCATTCTGCAGAAGGATGGGTGTACCTGTCCTGTGGACAGTGCTTCTACCTCCTGTGGCAAAGCAGATGCCTTTACCACTAAGGACAAGAGCAGGTAGGAGCAGCTCAGTGCTCTAGACTCAGTGCTCTAGAACCTCAGGACTTTGAGGTTCCCACTGACGACTGCTATAGCTACAGGGAGCCAACAGGTGCTTGGATTCTTTGTGACAACCACATGAGGAGTGAACTGAGGCACAGAAGAGGAAGGGATTAACCATAGGCACATTATCTGCAGAAAAGTTGGCCGGGATTCCAcatctcccacctcccacctcttgTGTACTCCTCAGGAAACTTCCAAGGgttgagaggtggggagggaacaCGGGGTTCCTTCAGAGGGAGCATGTCTCACTGTGCAGGAGCTGTGGCTACAGGTGCTGGTGTGTGTCAAAGGCAGCCCTTGAGGGGTAGGGTCTCCTGGATTCTACTACGTGAGCCTCTGCAGTGGTCCAGAAAGGCCAATCCTTGGGGCTCCTGCAGCAGGCCAAGGTCTCTGGACCACAGTCATTTCCACACCAAAGTGGCCTTCCCCAGAGGCAACCTCCTATTCACGCCAGGGATGCGGAGAGCTGGGCTGCTCCTCTCCCGTCAGCCCCACTCTCCCACTTCAGGAAAGTCCTCTGCCACCAGAATGTGTGGGGTGAACCCTCTCACGGCAGGATTCCTTGGAAAAAACAGACTTGAGGTAAGTGCCTCTCGGGCATGCTTTTGCACTGAGAGTCACCGTGGCACCTTGAAAGCCTTGTCCCCTTCAACCCTTTGTTCCTGCCCACATTCTGGGCCCATGAAGTATCCAACCAGGACAGCCTAGGATCTTCAGAGAGTCTCTCTCCATGATCAAGGGTTCCCAAAAGCTGTGTCTAGGCTGCTCTTCAGAACCACAGGGCTTTTGAGATGGTATAGGGTCCAGGTTTGTATGCGATCCTTCTGAACCTCATGGCTCCCCATATAATGTGATGGATGTCTTCTGGACCATGGATTCCTCCTTATAGAGAGGAATATCCTTCTTCCTGAGCCCCGTATCTGTGGAGGAGACAAGGATGAACACACTGAGCAGAGGACAGATGTCTTCCCTACTGTATGTCTAAGTTTGGTGAAAGTGACCTTCAGCACAGACCAGTCAGGCCAGCACTGCAACCCACAGTACCCGCCTGCCCGCTCTGGTGTCGaccctctccccctgcccccgccCAGGGGCAAAGGATTGGGTTGGGGCTTTATCCTCAGGAAACACCTGGAAATGCCCAGAGATTCTTTTGGTTGTCACAACTGGGATGCAGGTGCTGGTATTCCAGAAGGAAAATAATGGTTAGAGGCCAGGGACCTGCAAGCATCTACTGCATTGGTGCCCACTGCAAGGAATTGTCGGGCCTGAATGTTCACGAGGCCGGCTACACACAGTTTGCTAGTGTCTCCATTTGCTTCCTCATGGGTACCAGTCTTCCCAATCCCACAGAGAGGAAAGCTTTTCCTCCCTCACCTCACTACAGGGGCAGACTCAATGAGGTCATTCTTTGTTATCACACAGAAGGAGATACACCTAGTTCCTGTCCATACAGGGTGCCAGGATCATCAGTCTGGCCACAAAGCCTCCCCTCATATTCAAATCACTAACAATGACCACAGGCCAGGctcagaggcaaaaaaaaaaaaaaaagcagtgggaCGAGTAGGAGGTGACGGGCTGGAAAAGCGGCCCTGTGGAGAGCACAGGCTTTGGTCTCCAGGACAGGAGGAGGGGGATTTCCAATTCGGCTGTCAGTACTTTGTCCTGTAATGGAATACAACCCCACCCTCTGGCTGGTGGCTGACAGAGGCTCCCCCATGTTTTCAGGCTTCCCTGCTCCAGGGGTTCCCACAACCCCAAATGAACTACCTCTCCACACACATCCCTCACAGCCACCCCGACCCTCACTGCCGTAGTCTCTCCTGAAaccccactgcctggcccaaagCCAACCCAACCCAATTTAGAAGATGAAACCACCCCTGCCCGATACCTCCAGCCCTTGAATTTCATTTCCAGCAGGGGGCATCATCTTAGCGCCAAGTGCTCTACTGGCCAGACCATTGTATGCTAATTCCTGGGTGAACATGCCAGCACCAGGACACTGGCTTGCAGAGGAGCTAGGCCCACAGCTGGGGCAGGTCACTCCAAACTGCCCGTGGCACCACCCCTGCTGTCATGGTCTTGAGCACGGGCTCCCTCTAGCTAGGTCACATACCCCTTCAGGAtagttctcctgcctccagctcctccctgcaGGTGGCTGGGCACCCTGCAGCGCTCCATCGGTCCCTCCTCTGTGGGCTGACTTGTTCAGCCCCTGGCTCAGCATGTGACTGGGAACATGTGGGAATCCTCTTTGGTGCCCACGCTAATGGCGGTGTGTACTCACTGGCACGGGAGCGGGCAGGCGCCTGGGCACAGGCATAGCTGTGGCTGAAGCGTCGTCCCGAAGAGGTCAGGTACCAGTGCTGGATGGCTGGCTGGGGGTCATACTCAGCCACTGCCACGCCATTCACAGCTGTCATCATGAGCGTGTTGAGCACCTCACTGGAGAGCTTGGTCCTCTCCTCGGTTCTGATCCTGTGCAAGGCCTTGAATCCTCGTTCACAGCAGGAGGTGGAGATGGGCACGCTGACCACCACAGCCAGGAGCTTGCTCAGGAGAGGGAATCGGCAGTGCTGAGTCAGGGCGTTCTTACACAGCACAGAGAATGGAAGGTTCTGGGTAGCTGCCTTCAAGCTCAGCCACTCCTCCAGCAGCACTTCCTCACTGTACCCCATGGGGAGGGAGAGTTCAAAATGCCTGGCAAGGCTGAGAATGTCACCATTCCCAAAGCAGGCCAGTTCGACCCCTTAGGGCCAGGCTGTGGTGTCTAACACCTCCATGTTCTTGAGCAGTGCGGGGCGGTCTGCATCAAACCTCTGCTGGAGATACTGGATCCCAGTCAGgattgttctctctctgtctgcctggaaCCACAGCTCTGCCATCTCCACTCTGTCCAGGAAGATGCCATGGAACTGCCCATCCTGGAAGCTGGCATTGAACTCTTCTTCTTTAGGCCCCGCCTGTTGGCAGAGACTCTCCAAGGCCACATAGGCATGCCCCAGGGTAGAATTCACTTCTGTGACCAACGCTAACTCCTTCCGGCAGACCTCAGACAGAGGCCCGTAGATGCTCAGGAAATCCAAAAGGAAGTGACAGAACTTGATGAAATGGAAGCCCTTTATCTGCTTCAGCATGCCCTTGGCTCTCTGGCCAGTCTGGCCCCCAGCCTCCGCCACACTCTGAAGGTGCCTAGCCAGGGCGGGCCAGCTCCCGATGAGCATGTCCAGAGTGTGCCTTTGGCTGGCCACCCACCTGATAGCGGTCAAGTCTTTCAGACGGATGatctcctgctccaggggaccAGCGCTGCGCTGAAGCTCACCGAGCCTCTTGCTGGAGGACTGATAAAACTTGAAGACAGTCCGGATGTGCCGATCGCACCTCCTCACCAGAGGGATGCTCCCACAAGCATCCAGCACGGCCACAGGCAGCTGGTGGGTGATACTGCGCACAGGCAGCATCTGAGGGATGATCTCCTGGAGCTTTCCCACAAGGCCTCCCTTGTGGCTCAGCGTGGCAGACCCATCAGTCCCCaggcccaccacccagccaggCTTCCGGAAAGGGATATCCAGCTCATCCAGGGCAGCAATGATGGTCTCGAAGTACCCATCTACTGTCTCACTGGGGAGAGGGGCCAAGGTGATGTAGGACTCCTTCACCTCCGCCTGCTTCAAGTAGCGCACGTAGATCCCCACACAGGCCTGGTCGGAGCAGTCCGAGCAGCTGTCCAACAGCAGGCTCACACACGGGGAGCTCCGAATGTCTCTGAGGATCTCCTTCTTCAGGGTCTCGGAGATATACTTGATGAACTGTGTGCAGGCAGTGCGATTCCGGTACTTGCCCAATAGCGCGGTGCCGGTGTTGTGGAGGAGTTGCAAGACCTTCCCAAAGTCATTCAGAGGCCTGGAGTGGTAGGCAATGGAGTAGGCGGCATTGAAGAGGTGCTCCATGTTGGCCACGAGGTCGCTGGAGATCTCCGGAGTGAGAGTAGGCTGAGGGCTGTCACCTCCGACCTCCACGGTGTTGACACACAGTTTGTGTGCCTTACTGACCtcatggtatctcagagtttcCACTTTAAAAGGCCCAGTGTAACCCTGGACCAAGCGAGATGACTTATCGTGGATTGTTGGTCTCTCTCTGCAAACAGAGCAGAACAGCTTGGTCTCCTTGGAGTCCAATACTAACCAGGGGAACTGCCCAAACCATGACCTCTGAATGGAACGGGGCCTGTACGTCCTCTTGACTCTCCCAGGTCCGCCCACTTTTCCTCCACACAGGCTGGAAGGACAGTGAGAGGGACATGTCTCCACGGAGGCTGGAAGTGAGGTGGGATCTGCAGCTGAGGCCTGGGTTTGGATGTCGGCTTCTCTCACTGCCACagtcttctttttccctttgaaaaaaaattaaattaatttggtTTGCTGTTCCAAACTCTGGTCTACCAGCAAAGGCACCTGCACTGAGTAAGACACCAAAGCAGAGAAGCCAAACACAGTCTCTCCTAGAGGTCAATGCCAGCTTCTACAAGCCCTTCCCAGCACTACGAGTGAAGGCCAACCTGGCTCCCAAACAGAAAGAGCATACCCTTGTTTGTTTACTCACTGGCTACCCCAGGGCTGTGAGACACCAGAGGCTGATGAACTTAATCAGCCATCCTTGGCCACAGACATTATTAGATAAACAGGCAACTTCAATCTTGTGAAGCTTCGCCAGGTTAAATCCAAGCGTCTGCATCCTCTTGTGAGTCTCAGAAAGGAGGTTAAGACTCACACAGAGTGGCTATTGGCCAGTGAGCTATGGACCAGGATGAGTAAAACATGGAGTTCTCACTGGCCACAGAGCTGTTGCTGCTCcccaggaggagagaagagagggtcGCTCAGACAGACAGGTCCATCCCATGGCTGTCCAGTGTCTCTCATTTACCTCCCCCAGCATGGCCACAGCTATCAGCACCTCTACCTGTCAGAGGACCTTATTTCTTCTGTACTGCCCCAGCGGCCTAGACTGTTCTACAGTCTCAGACAGGGCTAGCTCCTTATTCATCTTTGTCTGCCTGTGGCCTAGGAACATCATCGGTCCAGGATAAGCATGGCTGAACTCATGTAGTGTGGCTTCCTGTGCTACATGTGTCCAGGCTTGTACAGTTTAGAACTCGATGAGGCCAGACTCACCTAGGGAGCGACTTCTCCCTGACTGTAGCCCATTGGGGTTCTTGATCCAGGGTGTGGATCTCCGTTTCAGTTTTGTGATCAAATCTGGCTTGGCATCAGGTGGCTCTATTGTGGAAATGAAGATTCATAAAGTCACCAGGCTGGCAGGGCACATAGTCCACCACAGGCTAGACCTGGTCCTACAATACGCAGAGATGACTGGATTCAGTGCTTCGTAAAGGCCAGTTAGGGGGACAGACTTAGAGCATACTCATCTGAATGCCAAAATAAGAGGCCAGGGAAGATTGCAATTCTTAGCCAGGATAGACTACTTCTAAGACCAGCCATGGGAACCAAGAGCCAGGGAGATACTTCCAGAAGGGAAgtagggaaaagaaacaaagaataaaagaggagaaagatgcagggATGTAGCACAAAGCCCTTTACAAGAGGCTGAAGTTGCCATCAACTGACTGTTTGAGTCCAGCCCCCACAGAACCGCAGCTGGCTTTTGTGCAGGTGGCTAGCTAGCTGCGTATATCTGAATGAAGAACCTTTGAAGATACCTGCTATCTGCAATGGACCCTGAAAGAGGGTTAGGAGAGTTACACACTACTCTTTACTTAGCTCAGGGCATGCAGAAAAACTGTTACATTGTTTAATGTCAAGTCCATTTGTATGTCTGTGAAAGTGTGCAGGAATGGgtcggcaagatggctcagtgggtaaaggtgcttgccactaagcctgatgacctgagttcaaattccccaGGAACCACACAGTGATAGGAGAGAAattactcccacaagctgttctctggcctGTACATATATGCCAGTGGCATACATAtgcccctcccaacacacacagaagtaACTGGTAGTTTTAGATGATTCTGGGAGAAACTAAAGGACAGTTTATCCTTTGGAGCACTTGAATATTCGCGTTGCAGGACATGGGTATCTGTGTGTATCGCATGTCTACTCTTAATAAACACAAAGTAGGTAAATGATTACAGCGTGGCACACTGAAGAACAGCTGTCCTTCTTGAAACAGCTTTAGAAGATAAAGAATAACTAGAAGCACAGACCCAGGGGAACACCATGCTAGACACACCCGGAGACAGGCACCCCAGGGAAACACCATGCTAGACACACCCGGAGACAGGCACCCCAGGGAAACACCATGCTAGACACACCCGGAGACAGGCACCCCAGGGAAACACCATGCTAGACACACCCAGGGCCAGGCACCTCAGGGGAGGCTGGCGGTCTGCAGCACACAACCTCAGGAAGGACCCGGCAGGCCTGCTCAGAGATCCAAGAAGCCCTCGCAGCTCTTCACGGAACCAGGGAAACAGCACCATGGCAGGGGAAGAAGGACAGGCTGAGCACACTGGAAAACAATCCAAGAGCAGCCCCCAGGACACTGAGGAGTGAAGGGGAGCAGTGTTTATAACAAACTGAATTTCGTTCATAGGCTCGGCGTTACAGCCGCACACCAAGCACGCCGGCTGGGGACCCTCTGCAGCAGTGACagacagagtgtgtgtggggtgtgtgtgtgtgtgtgtgcgcgcgggggggggggtgtgcatgcgcatgtatgCGCATAGGTGTATATGTTTGTGAACTGGAACtgtcctccctttcccttcacaCACCAACATATCCTGAGTTTTGTAGTATCTTCTATGACACATTCAAATTACAGTTGGTCCTTACAGCATTACCTACCGTAATGATTGTACAGAGCTTCCTGGTGGCATTTAAGGcctttacataatttttaaaattttatttagtattattaTAAACAACCAtcattattactactactattactattactattattattattaattattatttggttttctgagacaggatctctccatgtagccctagctgtactggaatccactatgtagacaaggctggcctcagactcacagagacctatctgcttctgcctctcaggggcttggattaaaggcatatgctaccatgtGCAGCAAGGTTCTGTTTTTAAATAGGAATGAACTTAGAAAACAATAGTTTAAGAACAGTCTCCTATGTGAAAACGAGAGACTAAAACAAGCAGGGGAAAGTACTAGATGTAGAGACACTGCAGGGAGCAACATGTAACTTTAAAATAGGAACTAAGAATTAATACTGAGGGGCTGGGATAGGGTGACCAAGTTCAGGTCCCCACACCCACGctagtggctcataactgcccCTTGTCCAGCTCTGGGAGATATGACTTTCTTCTGATCTCCGTGGCACCCTACACACACGACAgacatgcataaacatacacataaataaaaacaatcttttaaaacgTTTTTATTCACTGGTATGTACggttgttttgtctgcacatctgtctgtgcaccatgtgtgcaccTGTCCTCAGAGCCCTtaggactggagtcacagaagtgtgagccaccatggagatgctgggaatcaaacccaggtcctctggaagagcagccattaaccctgagccctctcttcagtcccaaaattaatatttttaaaaataaaggactttaagaaaaagaactaaTATTGACAGTAAGAAGAGCCATGATGGTactgcaggaaagaaaaaagagagctCAGAAACAATAGCAAAACCAGAAAATTCACCCCCAAAAACCTGAATTGTTAGGAAGTAAAATAAAGACATCTATCTGAAagttgtaaaaaataaaaggcagaaaatagagaaaaagaagcaaaacagagTCTAAGTCTAGGAAATATCTGCTAACAGAAgagttttgaggaaaaaaaggaaaaagaaaaaagactgaggAAACCACAGGAGGCCATTTTCCCCAGCTACGAAGTTGGGGCAGGGAGCCACAGAGCAAACGGTAACACCCCCTGGAGCATATGATGAAATACATTGGAACACTAGAATAGATTCTCAAAAGGTAATTATCGCATTTGAttatgcacatgtctgtgtgcaggtatatgcacatgagtgacCAGAGGCGTCAGGTGCCccaggctggagttacaggcagttgtgagctgccagatgtgggtgctgagaactaagcaagagttctctgcaagagcagttcatggtagctgctgagccgtctttccagctcCCCACTGGGACAGATTTTAAAGCTCTCAGAGGTGAAATACTACACCATGCTTGAAGAATTAGGAATAAGCAGAGTATTCGATTTCCCAGCAACGGCGGTAAACACTCAACAGAACGACGCTTTCAAACCGCGCTAAGGAAATGGCTCCCATCTGGACTCCTGTGTCCATCAAGTCACCACTCAACAGGGTGGGCGCCAGGAAGGCACCTGCAGGGTCTTACAAAGAAGCTTTTGCATTGACCATTTGTTAGGAAGCTGCCAGAAGATGCATCTGCTAAAACACCCACGAAACAGAGAGatccaggaggtaggaaagcaggAAAGCGACAAAGGAAGCCCTGAGCCACAGCTGCACGGCAGGCCTAGTAACTGGTTGCTTAACTCGTCTAGAtggagcaggagagaggaaggtcGAGAGCGCCCAGGAAAAGAATGAAAGTCAATAGATCTCAGGATGTTTGCCCATAGGGAAAACATCacgtttttttctctctctctctcttttttttttctttctgtttttcgagacagggtttctctgtagctttggagcctgtccgggagctagatcttatagactaggctggcctctaactcacagagacctgcctgcctctgcctcccgagtgctgggattaaaggcgtgcgccaccaccaccccacatgTGTTTCTTAACTCCACAGGAGAGTTTGGAAAGAATCAGAGggagtacaaaaaaaaattaaccaaataaaaaatatgaaaaaaatcccaCTTCCAGAGTGAAAAAATTCTACAGTGAAGGACACAGCAGAGTATAGCACTCAGCagtaaataatacataaacacaatCAGGCAAGTAACTTACACAGATGTGACCACAAAAGCGTCTATACCTgttcagagaggatggaggagagaagTGGACCTGCGTTGGCGTAAGAGCCCATGTCTTCATCCTCCACAGTACGAATCACTAGGTAACATCTAAAATTAAACCAGGAAGAGCAGTGAACACATGCAATAAGGTGCCTAAGTATGACGCTGTCTGCCTATTTGGGCTGAAGGCATCAAATAGGAGGCAccagggccaggaagatggctcagcaggtgtgAGTATTTCATCAGTCATGGCAACCTGGCTTCAATTCCTGGGGCCTATAGTGGAATGGGAGACAcaaactcccacaagctgtcctctgactgacaGGCATgcacctacatacatgcacacacgtacaataaataaatataattctaaaagagtttaaatggagttTCGTTGTCTATAACGGGGCAACAAGGCCCCGACTAGATACCACAGTCTGATAAAAAATCCAgtgctagaaatgggttagatcttTTGGGGTTGGCTAGTGAGGTACCATAGATTCCCCcaaacattataggctattgcCAGTGATAATGGCTACCTTCTAGAACTTGACGGTGAGACCCTACAGCTGAAGACGCTACTTGAACTGAGTcctagaacatggagaaatcaagctggtactgacctAGAAGCTTCATTCCTATTGGTTAGCGCTCATAGTGCTGGCCGGTGCTTTGCATGCTGCTGCCGAGAGAAAAGGAATCACAAGTCTCACCCACTTGtgaaccctgcaagctacaataaCGCCTGGCCTGGCAAGACATGCCCACTTGTGCAACCGCAGGACCAatgtcatgggagtaaccaaccactttctgactAGATTTAACGCTAGTTCCGTAAGATAGAAGCTATACCTGACATCATTACtgaggccaagaacctgtggcCAGACAGGTCATAggtcctggggtggggggcacCTACTATCATTCTAAGGGGACATAGTATTTAAGGAATTGCTAATGACTTATCATAACATTGATTAGAGCacctctcaaccctcatcagggaagcttcttcAGCAGATGGCAattaacagagacccacaactgtgAAGGTGCAGAGAATAACAGACTGTGGATTcttagccctaaatgggacatctgtatcatcCACcccctcccaaggctcaggggtctTTGCAGAAGAGGGGGCGGAAAGAGCATAATAACCAGCGTTTTCTGGATACAACAGGGCAGCTGCATCTATGAGCCAAGAGTAGTTGAGACATCATGTGCACAAGGCCTTTGCAAGCTCCAAGCACTGGGCGGGGAGGTGGGCACAGAATCCCACCCCTTCGGCAATtggtggctgctgggagagggggagTCGGCTCAAGGGTGTAGTCCCTGGTAGGCTGACCATGCTCAAATGAATGGCCATACATCCAAGAGCATAAATTGGACTCAgtgagtagttttttttttttaaatgacacaaagttgggtgggtaaggaaGAGGgtgtggatctgggaggagttggaggacagGGGTGAATACAACATATTGTACAATATTATCAAATAACCATGTTTTTAAATGAGGTACCTGCCATCTACCATTCAAGTAGGATCGTGGCACAAACACAGAGAGCAGACGGTGCTGCCACTGACCTGTGAAGAAGCAAAGTGTGGACACTGCAGAGGTCAGGAAGCAGGTGCTGAAGATGTGTGTGGGAAAGCTGTCAATGGGTTGTGATGAGTCCCTCCTCCTACCATAGGGAAAGTGGGAATGGACCACCCCTCTCCCTGCAGCTGTGTGGCTTGTCATAGGAACAACTGCGGGTGCAGCTTGGTCAATAAACTACAAGAAAACCAAGCCCTGAGCTCCACAACCACAAAAAGGATTCTGCCACCAGCGGAAATGAGCTTGCAGCCCTTTCTCCCCAGGTCCTCTCAGGCAAAGTCTCTGGGCCAGTAATCCTTGGTTCTGGGTCTATGAGAAGCAAAGCAGGGAGCCCAGCTGAGCTTAGTTGGCCTCCTGACCTGGAGAACTTCAACACAATAAAGATTTCTGATCCTTCTTGGCTACTCTCATTCCTAGGGTGGTAGGGTCCACCCCACAAAAAAAACAGATCTAAAAGAATCTTTGTGGCTTGTTTTTCACCCCCTAGCTCCAGGCTGCCCTAACCTGAAGGCACAGGCCTGTGACCAGCTCTGGAGAAGCTGGCCCTCTGGCTTTCCCTTGGCCATTCTAATATCCCTGCTTATCTCCTGGAGAGATCTGCCCTCTGTTCTGGTTTCCACTTAGTGATACAACTTCTCCCCAAACTATCTAGGTCTGGCTGTGGTTAAGAATCTCTttcagggccgggcggtggtggctcacgcctgtaatcccagcactcggcagaggcaggcggatctctgtgagttcgaggccagcctggtctaccaagggagttccaggacaggctccaaagctacagaggaaacctgtctcgaaaaacaaagagaaataattaaagGGAGTATTCCTCTCTTGGAGCTCTGCCCACANNNNNNNNNNNNNNNNNNNNNNNNNNNNNNNNNNNNNNNNNNNNNNNNNNNNNNNNNNNNNNNNNNNNNNNNNNNNNNNNNNNNNNNNNNNNNNNNNNNNNNNNNNNNNNNNNNNNNNNNNNNNNNNNNNNNNNNNNNNNNNNNNNNNNNNNNNNNNNNNNNNNNNNNNNNNNNNNNNNNNNNNNNNNNNNNNNNNNNNNNNNNNNNNNNNNNNNNNNNNNNNNNNNNNNNNNNNNNNNNNNNNNNNNNNNNNNNNNNNNNNNNNNNNNNNNNNNNNNNNNNNNNNNNNNNNNNNNNNNNNNNNNNNNNNNNNNNNNNNNNNNNNNNNNNNNNNNNNNNNNNNNNNNNNNNNNNNNNNNNNNNNNNNNNNNNNNNNNNNNNNNNNNNNNNNNNNNNNNNNNNNNNNNNNNNNNNNNNNNNNNNNNNNNNNNNNNNNNNNNNNNNNNNNNNNNNNNNNNNNNNNNNNNNNNNNNNNNNNNNNNNNNNNNNNNNNNNNNNNNNNNNNNNNNNNNNNNNNNNNNNNNNNNNNNNNNNNNNNNNNNNNNNNNNNNNNNNNNNNNNNNNNNNNNNNNNNNNNNNNNNNNNNNNNNNNNNNNNNNNNNNNNNNNNNNNNNNNNNNNNNNNNNNNNNNNNNNNNNNNNNNNNNNNNNNNNNNNNNNNNNNNNNNNNNNNNNNNNNNNNNNNNNNNNNNNNNNNNNNNNNNNNNNNNNNNNNNNNNNNNNNNNNNNNNNNNNNNNNNNNNNNNNNNNNNNNNNNNNNNNNNNNNNNNNNNNNNNNNNNNNNNNNNNNNNNNNNNNNNNNNNNNNNNNNNNNNNNNNNNNNNNNNNNNNNNNNNNNNNNNNNNNNNNNNNNNNNNNNNNNNNNNNNNNNNNNNNNNNNNNNNNNNNNNNNNNNNNNNNNNNNNNNNNNNNNNNNNNNNNNNNNNNNNNNNNNNNNNNNNNNNNNNNNNNNNNNNNNNNNNNNNNNNNNNNNNNNNNNNNNNNNNNNNNNNNNNNNNNNNNNNNNNNNNNNNNNNNNNNNNNNNNNNNNNNNNNNNNNNNNNNNNNNNNNNNNNNNNNNNNNNNNNNNNNNNNNNNNNNNNNNN
The window above is part of the Microtus ochrogaster isolate Prairie Vole_2 unplaced genomic scaffold, MicOch1.0 UNK18, whole genome shotgun sequence genome. Proteins encoded here:
- the LOC101999390 gene encoding zinc finger protein 862, encoding MGYSEEVLLEEWLSLKAATQNLPFSVLCKNALTQHCRFPLLSKLLAVVVSVPISTSCCERGFKALHRIRTEERTKLSSEVLNTLMMTAVNGVAVAEYDPQPAIQHWYLTSSGRRFSHSYACAQAPARSRANTGLRKKDIPLYKEESMVQKTSITLYGEP
- the LOC113455436 gene encoding zinc finger protein 862-like; translated protein: MNCVDVQDSTREKELYLPPQKKACLAHFSAEEDWTGRNKNLPEPRSIQKLWFTQFPWLVMNEEQTVLFCAVCREYSSVRDRRSRLLEGVTGPFKVETLKYHARSKAHLFCVNALAAKDPIWAAHLQSLRESSADIPASPEHLFTAEYPTFYPPGPLGDFDGLAELQSSPGTELEDPPGSGAVPALHLDCMSDLRRKETGSDILSPSNSSTLYKDTIEFCSQQEAECCSVLQEPPDSEQLKASRALEELPAAFEDVVVYFTREEWGLLDRQQKELYRDVMRMNYELLASLEPPDAKPDLITKLKRRSTPWIKNPNGLQSGRSRSLGKKKTVAVREADIQTQASAADPTSLPASVETCPSHCPSSLCGGKVGGPGRVKRTYRPRSIQRSWFGQFPWLVLDSKETKLFCSVCRERPTIHDKSSRLVQGYTGPFKVETLRYHEVSKAHKLCVNTVEVGGDSPQPTLTPEISSDLVANMEHLFNAAYSIAYHSRPLNDFGKVLQLLHNTGTALLGKYRNRTACTQFIKYISETLKKEILRDIRSSPCVSLLLDSCSDCSDQACVGIYVRYLKQAEVKESYITLAPLPSETVDGYFETIIAALDELDIPFRKPGWVVGLGTDGSATLSHKGGLVGKLQEIIPQMLPVRSITHQLPVAVLDACGSIPLVRRCDRHIRTVFKFYQSSSKRLGELQRSAGPLEQEIIRLKDLTAIRWVASQRHTLDMLIGSWPALARHLQSVAEAGGQTGQRAKGMLKQIKGFHFIKFCHFLLDFLSIYGPLSEVCRKELALVTEVNSTLGHAYVALESLCQQAGPKEEEFNASFQDGQFHGIFLDRVEMAELWFQADRERTILTGIQYLQQRFDADRPALLKNMEVLDTTAWP